From a region of the Salinispira pacifica genome:
- a CDS encoding DUF1015 domain-containing protein has product MNINTSALEKLGLQVPEILLPREDIPQDKWAVIACDQHTSDPEYWKRVEEYRGKSPSTLDLVYPEVYLEDDRGDERISDIHSAMKRYLDEGVLKSKGRGWVYVQRHTEASGLREGLVLAVDLEKYDYSADSTSPIRATEGTILDRLPPRIKIRKQAPLELPHIMILIDDRSASIIEGLKERTDDLECIYDTPLMLDGGHLSGYWIDQPHIINDILSRLEPLGERETSRRLYGSDNPLPFAMGDGNHSLATAKAVWEALKKEHLENGGSFQDIEDHPSRYALAELVNIYSPGLRFEPIHRCLFHTDAEAYFQALESETGSATVRLDSEKEAKEILQAHQNDAVAYHDGNWYHVSNPLSELAPAVADRAFHTIEDRLEGGKIDFIHGWDHSKSICEASPDRIAVFFNVIPREELFSYVVQHGALPRKAFSMGDAEEKRYYYEVRRVRN; this is encoded by the coding sequence ATGAACATTAATACATCTGCACTGGAAAAGCTCGGCTTACAGGTACCGGAAATCCTCCTTCCCAGAGAGGATATCCCCCAGGATAAATGGGCGGTCATTGCCTGTGATCAGCACACCTCCGACCCGGAATACTGGAAAAGAGTTGAGGAATACCGGGGGAAAAGCCCAAGCACCCTTGATTTGGTCTATCCCGAAGTATATCTGGAAGATGACCGGGGAGATGAACGAATTTCAGATATTCATTCAGCCATGAAACGGTATTTGGACGAAGGCGTTCTCAAAAGCAAGGGCCGGGGATGGGTGTATGTTCAACGGCACACTGAAGCCTCCGGTTTGCGTGAAGGACTGGTCCTTGCAGTGGATCTGGAGAAGTACGATTACTCGGCGGATAGTACCAGCCCCATCCGGGCTACGGAGGGCACGATTCTCGACCGCCTTCCCCCAAGAATCAAAATCCGGAAACAGGCTCCCCTGGAACTTCCCCATATCATGATTCTCATTGATGACAGAAGCGCATCCATCATCGAGGGCTTAAAAGAGCGCACAGATGATCTGGAATGTATTTACGATACTCCGCTGATGCTTGACGGAGGACATCTCAGCGGATACTGGATCGATCAACCGCATATCATAAATGATATTCTCAGCCGCCTGGAACCCCTTGGGGAGAGAGAAACCAGCCGCCGCCTGTACGGCAGCGACAATCCCCTTCCCTTTGCCATGGGCGACGGAAATCACAGCCTTGCCACTGCAAAAGCCGTGTGGGAGGCGCTGAAAAAAGAGCATCTGGAAAACGGCGGCAGTTTTCAGGATATCGAAGACCATCCGTCACGGTATGCGCTGGCAGAACTGGTGAACATCTACAGTCCCGGGCTCCGCTTTGAACCCATTCACCGTTGTCTCTTTCATACCGATGCCGAGGCCTATTTCCAGGCCCTGGAATCCGAGACCGGTTCAGCAACAGTACGACTGGATTCCGAAAAAGAGGCAAAGGAAATCCTGCAGGCGCATCAGAACGATGCAGTAGCCTACCACGACGGAAACTGGTACCATGTGTCCAATCCCCTGAGTGAACTGGCTCCGGCTGTGGCTGACAGGGCCTTTCATACCATTGAAGACCGGCTCGAGGGCGGGAAGATCGATTTTATACACGGATGGGATCACAGCAAATCCATTTGTGAGGCATCCCCGGATCGAATCGCCGTGTTTTTCAATGTGATACCCCGGGAGGAGCTTTTCTCCTACGTGGTTCAGCACGGAGCATTGCCCCGGAAAGCATTCAGTATGGGCGATGCCGAAGAAAAACGGTATTATTATGAGGTTCGCAGGGTACGCAACTGA
- a CDS encoding peptidase U32 family protein, whose protein sequence is MELLAPAGNIEKLETVYRYGADAAYIGIGNFSLRSRAENFGGGDGRRIEEIKGGRKLYAALNIYFHDKDLADLERNLEVFTEYPFDAFIISDIGALPLLKRTFPGMEYHLSTQANCINSDAAKLYADMGFSRIIPGRELSLEEIAQLKKAVPELEIETFIHGAMCLAYSGRCFLSSWMSDRSANQGDCSHSCRWNYRLMEDRSPALAEGSMALEEKKRPGEYYPVMEGDGYTTIMSSKDICMIDHMQELYDAGVDSVKIEGRMKSLYYAAMVTRAYRKEIDRVSGRDPGLTSPEDTRPYKDELYKVSHREFSTGFYFGTGEISQPNEISYARSHMFLGTIGGEISPGRHILHVKNQIRNNDILEYIGPDVLFIQDRDFIIYNQNGEKVDQADHGKYYEIESSAEIDEGFIVRKEVQPSS, encoded by the coding sequence ATGGAATTGCTTGCCCCTGCGGGGAATATAGAAAAACTGGAAACGGTGTACCGCTACGGTGCGGATGCCGCCTACATAGGTATCGGAAATTTCAGCCTCAGGTCTCGGGCGGAAAATTTCGGAGGCGGAGACGGCAGACGGATTGAGGAAATAAAAGGCGGGCGGAAACTCTACGCCGCCTTAAACATCTACTTTCACGATAAAGACCTGGCGGACCTGGAACGAAATCTGGAAGTTTTCACCGAATATCCTTTCGATGCATTCATTATTTCTGATATCGGCGCCCTCCCCCTTCTCAAGCGCACTTTCCCCGGAATGGAGTACCATCTTTCAACCCAGGCCAACTGCATCAACAGCGATGCTGCAAAACTCTATGCGGATATGGGATTCTCCAGGATCATTCCCGGGAGAGAGCTGAGCCTGGAAGAGATAGCTCAGCTGAAAAAAGCGGTTCCCGAACTGGAAATTGAAACATTCATACATGGGGCGATGTGCCTGGCATATTCGGGGAGGTGTTTTCTCAGCAGCTGGATGTCCGACCGTTCGGCAAATCAGGGAGACTGCAGCCACAGCTGCCGATGGAATTACCGCTTGATGGAAGACCGCTCACCGGCTTTGGCAGAGGGCTCCATGGCTTTGGAAGAGAAAAAACGGCCCGGCGAATACTATCCGGTAATGGAGGGAGATGGTTATACGACCATCATGTCCAGCAAAGATATCTGCATGATTGATCACATGCAGGAGCTCTACGACGCCGGTGTGGACAGTGTAAAAATTGAAGGCAGGATGAAATCCCTCTATTATGCCGCAATGGTGACCCGGGCGTACCGGAAAGAGATTGACCGTGTGAGCGGAAGAGACCCCGGACTCACCTCTCCCGAAGACACACGCCCCTATAAAGATGAGTTGTACAAGGTGAGTCACCGGGAATTCTCCACCGGATTTTACTTCGGAACCGGGGAAATCAGCCAACCCAATGAGATAAGCTATGCCCGCAGCCACATGTTTCTCGGAACCATAGGCGGGGAAATTAGTCCCGGTCGGCATATTCTGCATGTGAAAAACCAGATCCGCAACAACGATATTCTTGAGTACATCGGACCTGACGTTTTATTTATCCAGGACCGTGACTTCATTATCTACAACCAGAACGGCGAGAAGGTGGATCAGGCAGATCACGGTAAGTATTACGAAATCGAAAGCTCTGCAGAAATCGATGAGGGTTTTATTGTGAGAAAGGAAGTTCAGCCCAGTTCCTGA